From one Perca fluviatilis chromosome 10, GENO_Pfluv_1.0, whole genome shotgun sequence genomic stretch:
- the anxa6 gene encoding annexin A6 isoform X2: MVFRGTITDAPDFDPTTDAEALYNAMKGIGSDKETILELVTSRSNAQRQEVVAAYKCSFGQDLIEDLKYELTGKFERLIVSLMKTSAYHDAKEIHDALKGVGTNERCLIEILASRNNRQILEMVAAYKDAYGRDMEEDVIADTSGHFKKMLIVLLQGTRDESGVVDADLVEQDAQDLYAAGEEQWGTDEAKFIMILGSRSVTHLHMVFDAYEKIAEMSIEDSIKNELSGDFERLMLAVVQCIRNVPMFFAKRLYKSMKGLGTADNTLIRIMISRSEIDMLDIRECFRLAYEKSLYNMIKDDTSGDYKRTLLNLCGGDDDLAGEFFPEAAQIAYKMWETSAMTKVQLRPTVRPAPSFDPAADAQALRKAMKGFGTDEDAIIDIVAQRSNAQRQEIRQAFKSLLGRDLMKDLKSELSKNLERLIIGLMLTPAEFDAKMMRKAMEGAGTDEHSLIEILVTRSNEEILAMNAAYQNAYKKSLEEAIHSDTSGFFCRILVSLVQGAREEGPADEERASADAQELADACNAESDEMELKFMSILCTRSFPHLRKVFQEFVRCSNKDIEQVIRKEMSGDVKNAFCAIVRSVKNQPSYFADRLYKAMKGLGTDDRALIRIMVSRSEVDLFNIRKEFKDTHDVSLHEFIQGDTSGDYRKTLLVLCGGED; the protein is encoded by the exons gtGTTCAGAGGCACAATAACAGATGCTCCGGACTTTGATCCCACCACTGACGCTGAGGCCCTTTACAATGCTATGAAAGGCATCG GTAGTGATAAAGAGACCATATTGGAACTGGTCACCTCAAGAAGCAATGCTCAGAGGCAGGAAGTCGTTGCAGCATACAAATGCAGCTTTGGACAG GATCTGATTGAGGATCTGAAGTATGAGCTGACGGGCAAATTTGAGCGTCTCATTGTCAGTCTGATGAAAACCTCCGCCTACCATGATGCCAAAGAAATCCATGATGCACTCAAA GGAGTAGGAACAAACGAGAGGTGCCTCATTGAAATCCTGGCATCTAGAAACAACAGACAGATTCTTGAGATGGTTGCAGCATACAAGGACG CCTATGGCAGAGACATGGAGGAGGATGTAATCGCAGACACATCAGGTCACTTTAAGAAGATGCTGATTGTTTTACTTCAG GGGACCAGAGATGAGTCAGGAGTGGTGGACGCAGACCTGGTGGAGCAGGATGCGCAA GATCTGTATGCAGCCGGAGAAGAGCAGTGGGGGACTGACGAGGCCAAATTCATCATGATCCTGGGAAGCCGCAGTGTGACCCACCTCCACATGG TTTTCGATGCATACGAGAAGATTGCAGAGATGTCCATAGAGGACAGCATAAAAAATGAGTTGTCTGGGGACTTTGAGAGGCTGATGCTGGCTGTTG TCCAGTGCATAAGAAATGTCCCCATGTTCTTTGCCAAGCGCCTTTACAAGTCAATGAAG GGTCTCGGTACAGCTGACAACACCCTGATCAGGATCATGATTTCTCGCTCTGAAATAGACATGTTGGACATTCGAGAGTGTTTCCGTTTAGCATATGAGAAATCACTTTATAACATGATTAAG GATGACACATCGGGGGATTACAAGAGGACTCTCCTTAATCTGTGTGGAGGAGATGATGA TTTAGCTGGAGAGTTCTTTCCTGAAGCTGCTCAGATAGCCTACAAGATGTGGGAAACAAGTGCCATGACCAAAGTCCAG CTGAGGCCAACAGTCCGCCCTGCACCCAGTTTTGACCCTGCTGCTGATGCACAAGCTCTGAGGAAAGCTATGAAGGGATTCG GAACAGACGAAGATGCGATCATTGACATTGTTGCACAGAGAAGTAATGCTCAGAGGCAAGAGATCAGACAGGCCTTCAAATCCCTACTGGGAAGG GATCTGATGAAGGACCTGAAGTCTGAGCTATCAAAGAACTTAGAGAGGCTGATCATTGGGCTCATGTTGACACCTGCAGAGTTTGATGCCAAAATGATGAGGAAGGCAATGGAG GGGGCTGGGACAGATGAACATTCTCTGATTGAGATCCTGGTCACCAGGAGCAATGAGGAAATACTTGCCATGAATGCTGCTTATCAGAATG CCTATAAGAAGTCTTTGGAGGAAGCCATTCATTCAGACACATCAGGCTTCTTCTGCCGCATCCTTGTTTCTCTCGTGCAG GGTGCAAGGGAGGAGGGCCCTGCAGATGAGGAAAGAGCTAGTGCAGATGCTCAG GAACTTGCCGATGCATGCAATGCCGAATCTGATGAAATGGAGCTGAAGTTCATGAGTATTCTGTGCACCAGAAGCTTCCCCCATCTTAGGAAAG TATTCCAGGAGTTTGTGAGATGCTCCAACAAGGACATTGAACAGGTTATCAGGAAGGAGATGTCAGGAGATGTCAAAAATGCCTTTTGTGCCATAG TTCGTAGTGTAAAGAACCAGCCCTCTTACTTTGCAGACCGTCTGTACAAAGCCATGAAG GGCCTTGGTACGGACGACAGAGCGCTGATCCGCATCATGGTTTCCCGTAGCGAGGTCGACCTTTTCAACATTCGCAAAGAATTCAAGGATACACATGATGTCTCCCTCCATGAATTCATCCAG GGTGATACCTCAGGAGACTACCGTAAAACCCTGCTGGTGCTCTGTGGAGGGGAAGATTAA
- the anxa6 gene encoding annexin A6 isoform X1, with the protein MVFRGTITDAPDFDPTTDAEALYNAMKGIGSDKETILELVTSRSNAQRQEVVAAYKCSFGQDLIEDLKYELTGKFERLIVSLMKTSAYHDAKEIHDALKGVGTNERCLIEILASRNNRQILEMVAAYKDAYGRDMEEDVIADTSGHFKKMLIVLLQGTRDESGVVDADLVEQDAQDLYAAGEEQWGTDEAKFIMILGSRSVTHLHMVFDAYEKIAEMSIEDSIKNELSGDFERLMLAVVQCIRNVPMFFAKRLYKSMKGLGTADNTLIRIMISRSEIDMLDIRECFRLAYEKSLYNMIKDDTSGDYKRTLLNLCGGDDDLAGEFFPEAAQIAYKMWETSAMTKVQLRPTVRPAPSFDPAADAQALRKAMKGFGTDEDAIIDIVAQRSNAQRQEIRQAFKSLLGRDLMKDLKSELSKNLERLIIGLMLTPAEFDAKMMRKAMEGAGTDEHSLIEILVTRSNEEILAMNAAYQNAYKKSLEEAIHSDTSGFFCRILVSLVQGAREEGPADEERASADAQELADACNAESDEMELKFMSILCTRSFPHLRKVFQEFVRCSNKDIEQVIRKEMSGDVKNAFCAIVRSVKNQPSYFADRLYKAMKGLGTDDRALIRIMVSRSEVDLFNIRKEFKDTHDVSLHEFIQVETMIGDTSGDYRKTLLVLCGGED; encoded by the exons gtGTTCAGAGGCACAATAACAGATGCTCCGGACTTTGATCCCACCACTGACGCTGAGGCCCTTTACAATGCTATGAAAGGCATCG GTAGTGATAAAGAGACCATATTGGAACTGGTCACCTCAAGAAGCAATGCTCAGAGGCAGGAAGTCGTTGCAGCATACAAATGCAGCTTTGGACAG GATCTGATTGAGGATCTGAAGTATGAGCTGACGGGCAAATTTGAGCGTCTCATTGTCAGTCTGATGAAAACCTCCGCCTACCATGATGCCAAAGAAATCCATGATGCACTCAAA GGAGTAGGAACAAACGAGAGGTGCCTCATTGAAATCCTGGCATCTAGAAACAACAGACAGATTCTTGAGATGGTTGCAGCATACAAGGACG CCTATGGCAGAGACATGGAGGAGGATGTAATCGCAGACACATCAGGTCACTTTAAGAAGATGCTGATTGTTTTACTTCAG GGGACCAGAGATGAGTCAGGAGTGGTGGACGCAGACCTGGTGGAGCAGGATGCGCAA GATCTGTATGCAGCCGGAGAAGAGCAGTGGGGGACTGACGAGGCCAAATTCATCATGATCCTGGGAAGCCGCAGTGTGACCCACCTCCACATGG TTTTCGATGCATACGAGAAGATTGCAGAGATGTCCATAGAGGACAGCATAAAAAATGAGTTGTCTGGGGACTTTGAGAGGCTGATGCTGGCTGTTG TCCAGTGCATAAGAAATGTCCCCATGTTCTTTGCCAAGCGCCTTTACAAGTCAATGAAG GGTCTCGGTACAGCTGACAACACCCTGATCAGGATCATGATTTCTCGCTCTGAAATAGACATGTTGGACATTCGAGAGTGTTTCCGTTTAGCATATGAGAAATCACTTTATAACATGATTAAG GATGACACATCGGGGGATTACAAGAGGACTCTCCTTAATCTGTGTGGAGGAGATGATGA TTTAGCTGGAGAGTTCTTTCCTGAAGCTGCTCAGATAGCCTACAAGATGTGGGAAACAAGTGCCATGACCAAAGTCCAG CTGAGGCCAACAGTCCGCCCTGCACCCAGTTTTGACCCTGCTGCTGATGCACAAGCTCTGAGGAAAGCTATGAAGGGATTCG GAACAGACGAAGATGCGATCATTGACATTGTTGCACAGAGAAGTAATGCTCAGAGGCAAGAGATCAGACAGGCCTTCAAATCCCTACTGGGAAGG GATCTGATGAAGGACCTGAAGTCTGAGCTATCAAAGAACTTAGAGAGGCTGATCATTGGGCTCATGTTGACACCTGCAGAGTTTGATGCCAAAATGATGAGGAAGGCAATGGAG GGGGCTGGGACAGATGAACATTCTCTGATTGAGATCCTGGTCACCAGGAGCAATGAGGAAATACTTGCCATGAATGCTGCTTATCAGAATG CCTATAAGAAGTCTTTGGAGGAAGCCATTCATTCAGACACATCAGGCTTCTTCTGCCGCATCCTTGTTTCTCTCGTGCAG GGTGCAAGGGAGGAGGGCCCTGCAGATGAGGAAAGAGCTAGTGCAGATGCTCAG GAACTTGCCGATGCATGCAATGCCGAATCTGATGAAATGGAGCTGAAGTTCATGAGTATTCTGTGCACCAGAAGCTTCCCCCATCTTAGGAAAG TATTCCAGGAGTTTGTGAGATGCTCCAACAAGGACATTGAACAGGTTATCAGGAAGGAGATGTCAGGAGATGTCAAAAATGCCTTTTGTGCCATAG TTCGTAGTGTAAAGAACCAGCCCTCTTACTTTGCAGACCGTCTGTACAAAGCCATGAAG GGCCTTGGTACGGACGACAGAGCGCTGATCCGCATCATGGTTTCCCGTAGCGAGGTCGACCTTTTCAACATTCGCAAAGAATTCAAGGATACACATGATGTCTCCCTCCATGAATTCATCCAGGTAGAAACTATGATT GGTGATACCTCAGGAGACTACCGTAAAACCCTGCTGGTGCTCTGTGGAGGGGAAGATTAA